TCATTCTTCCTCACTGGCGCTCCCCCAGGCTGGAAGGCCTACCTGTTGTCTGCGTGTTTCCCAATTATAGTTTTCTCCTGAGTAAGCATACATTAGGTGACTCATCAAGAACGGCTGTCTGCCAAAGCTGGCTGGAACAGAGTGTATTATTTCAGCATCAGTGTATATTTCAGGctgagagggggagagcgaggCCATAAACTTAATGGGTTAGTTCACTCAATAAAGCAGTGACTTGTATGACTTGGAAGCTGCCCAAAATACAACATACCCAGGAGCACCGCCGGTGGTTTTTTTCAGGGGGAATTTGAGAGGAGGTGAAAGTGGGTGTGCATGTACTTgtgaattttcttgtcattgtaGGGCTGAGTCatgaggaaggaaaacagaaaaaatgtcgGAGGTGAGAACATTTTAGAGGGAACACGTCATATAGAAACAGACTCTAGTATCTAGTGTTAAGATTAGGAGGCTCAGtgtataactgagggacttttccATGGTATATATtttgtatacatttttattaaaagtaagaaaactaatgttttttatgttcattatgatcatgtctttacaaattccataattatttattaggGAAACAATAACTGATTAATAAGAAATGACTGGATACCActgaaatgtcaactatgttataaaaagtcccgcaattatatattgactcatccggaatgacttgaaaatgatgcaTTATTGCAGAAAATTAATCGAGAATGAtgtgaaatttgtcctaaatgacttgaaaattaccccaaagacacaaaaattattcaaaatgacaaaaaacaatccaagctgacataaacCCTGTCCAAAATTAATCGAAAATTATCCATAATTagagaaaattagtccagaatgacaagaaatttgtcttaaatgacctgaaaattatcccaaagacacaaaaatgatccaaaatgatgagaaaagatcCCAGCTGAtgtaaaacttgttgaaaatgacaagaaaattgtccaaaatgactcaaaacttgccCAAAATGGCTCagaaattctccaaaatgacttgaaaattattaataattacagaaaattagcccagaatgacatgaaatttgtcctataTGGCttgaaaattatcccaaagataccaaaattatccaaaatgatgagaaagcTGACATAAAATtctttgaaaatgactcaaaagtggtccaaaatgactcaaaaattgtctggatcaatatgtaattgagggacttttgactttttttgttgattttaggcctaaaaacagcaaaaatgtcaactatacCTGTCACAAAACGTCCcaaaattatatattgacccaggaGCTACAAGTTAAGAGTTTAAAATGAGTGTTATTACATGGatatgtggagaaaaaaagagcgCAAACAGTGCTTCCCTGTTCTGTCATGTCAGTGTGTGAACGCTGCTTGTCGAGTACCAGTTTTGTTTCCACTTATGGTAAACTGACACTGTGtggaaataaaattacagtgttCAGAGCTGCATGGAAAACAGGAGGAAGCTGAAACATCTGTGATATGTTTAAAAGGCAAACAGGGagaatgtcaaaaaacattttacagcttACAAATAAATCCAACAGAAACACTGGAGGCTGTAGTCTGACTCGTTCATCAtaaggtttttattttggttctaAATTTCGGTTGCTCATAATTGTCAACTTCGACAAACCCAATGAAACTGAATCTACTTCTCTTGTATCTGACCAAAGAGATGCTTAAATTAAGACGTTAATTAACAAACGTTACAGCTGCTTAACGCGTTGGCCTTCTTTACAGTCAATCAAGTTAAGCTGAACCGGAGTGGCGTGCTAATTATTTTAGATTCACAAAGCAACTCAAATTCACAGCAGCCTGGAGTTTGGGATTAGCTTTACATGTGGCCCAGAGTGGATCTCCACCGGTGAGACGGTCCTTTAATCAGCTCGCTTTAATGTTTTCAATCCTCACCAGACCtgtcacactggaaaaaaagacTCCTGCTTAGAGCTGCACAGACATTAGTTCATTTTTTCACGTCTGGCATTTGTTCCAACCTGCtcggttttctctgggttccaCTCCGATACAGATTTCAGACGTTTAGGTAATTCAATAACTCTATGATATTCTAAGTGGAAAATTTCCACTTTAGTAGCTTAAAACGTAAATGATTTTCTCACTGAAGATTTGTTTGTGATTGTTTATGTCCACACAGAATGAAAAGCTAAAATTTGCAGTGAAAACAAGCTACATTTCTGATCTGCTGACCCCTTATGAGCCTGCTGGCAGCCTTAGATCCTCAGGTGGATCCCTTTTGGTCATTCCAAAgtattaaaaatgttcttaaagaaaatattggaagttttactgacatatatgtaatcagtttagacatttttaggattttttgggaagatttttactcattttttgaaaatatttacaagaattttcttgccaaatttggaggattttttaaataaaattataagggaaacttttaaggagttgttggaattttcttcctgaaggttttgcaaattttcagacaattgggtaattttttttgtagaatttttctattttttttttttttcagacaaggaaacaatattttttggtgccggtaaatgaagataacaggagggttaatggtcctacataaataaagtagttattataaagtagtccaaaaataatttgaattcCTTTTTAATGCTTTCAAATGAAAAGAAGTGAATTCAGTTTTAGTTCACAGTAAGGTAATAAGACTGAGTCCTGTATTTTCCTCCTATACGTAGCATTTACCTGACTTTATGTGCTCTGGAAACACACCCAGCGACAGAGCAGTGAGCTGGTGTTTCTGTCCGTCCCTCTGACTTCATGTTCCTTCCACTGGAATCCTTCTGCATATCAATGACTTCATGTCAAAACAAGCCCCAAACCTCCACTCTGAGTGAATGATAAAGTTAGAAGGAAAGGAGATTCTTGCTGGGCACATATCTGTCTCCAGAGAGGGAAAAGGAGGCCACacgtgagtgtgtttgtgcatatttgtgaGCCTGAATGACTGCTCATAAGCCTCTTTACACAGACTGGAGGTTAAAAGTCCAGTGTTTCTCTCTGATCATTCCTGGCAGGCTGGTCAAGTGTAGATTTCACTCGAGTGAGAAGAAGGCAGAAACATGAaagtgactgactgactgactgagtgtgtgtgtggtgtagaTATTTCACTACCTGCTCTGtgaattttacatcttttggcAAAGCAAGAAACATGGAAAGACGGCGCTCGAAGGGGGAGCAAGATGCCAAAGAAGCCTGAAGCTGTTGGCCCACCTGCAGTCTACGGATGGCCAGAGAGGCTCACtggcagcagtgaaaagactccGAGTAGCCTTCTTCAATTTTAAAAGACTAATACAGCCAGGAAGTCCTCACAGCAAATATGTTGACATGTCAGTGGAAAAGCAGCAGGTATAATTAACATTAGAGACGGATGCACTTAGTTTAGGGGCATCAGTGCCAGTGTCTAGGTAAAAATAATCTCATCAGTTTTTGGTCCTCAGTGAAAGAGTTCTactgtgaggaaaaatgaaaagtattttgttattgtaaatTTAGCATTATGTAATCATATTCCTGataattattgttgttgttgttgttatatttCAGACATGCCACTTTACCATAaagccaaaaaagaaaagagaagaaatcacacaaaatgagTTCAGTGGGTCAGTTAATAATCTCGTAGAACGCCTTTATAAAAATGTacagagtattttttttcttttctgaaatgTAAGCATATTGTAAGTTTAGTTGAGCCAGTGTAGTACAACAAAAGCTGCTTTCTATCTGATTATATGACATCATacaaaatcacacattttaaacaggCTTATAAATAAACTCACTTGATAAATTTGCTGCAATAACTTCAGATTTGAGAGAGCAAATTATCCAACAAAGTTACCCAAAAAGTTACTTGTCAGATAATATGCTatcattttttagtcattttggacaattttttttttgccatttccaACAAgctttatgtcagcttggatagTTTCTcgtcattttagatcattttttgtgtcttcaagtcattctggactaattttccataattctggatcattttcaagtcattctgggtgggtcaatatataattactggattttttttgtaacagttgacattttactgatatccagtcatttttttattaataagtgattttttttacagaataattATAGAATCTGTAAAGACATGATGAACATaaccataaaaaacatttttttaactttaaatacaaacgtatgcaagatatatcccatggacttcaaaagtccctcagttaacCCCATTAGTAAACTGTTTACCTCCTAAAATGACACTTATACTTCAGAGTGGTCTTGCACTTGAACTAAACTTGAATTTAACGAGTCGCCATGTCGCACTTTGAGCACTAACCTCCATCACTGTGTGGCGCTGTTTAAAACTCgttcagcagaaaaacaacctcGAAGACCCGcttggaaaacaggaaacagccTTCGTTGACTCCACCAAAGGAAGAGCAAGATGTCTAAGTTGGACGTGGAGGATTTCATTCAGCAAAACAGAGCAGTAGCCGACCAGGTGGAGACTTATCGGGGCTACTGGGAGAGCGAGAAGCACTGGGAGCCGCGGAGGGAGTTCATCCTGCGGAACATAGGCGACTTCGACGACGAGCAGCTGGACCAGCTCCTCTCCTTGTCCATGGTCTGGGCAAACAACGTTTTCCTCGGCTGTCGGTAAGTAAACAACGTGTTTTTAGGACTAAATTCGCCGTTTTTGTCGGACAGCTCTTATATTTTCCGTAAACTGACGGAGATAAAACTGCGATATTAGCCGTTATAAATACCTTCGCTTTGCATGTTTAGTCACAGTTTAGCATTTAAGCTAGCAACTTAGCGCTGGACTTGACCGCTCCTCTGTAATATATTTACCAAACTCGAcattaaaactaaacaaattaaatatttccTCTCATGTGAGGTCATTAAAATTCTTGACGTTAAAGCTAATAATTTATAATATATAATTTTGTGCAATTTACCCTGCTGTATTTTGGAGCACGGCTTCTTCTTCGTGTTGTGTTTTTAGCGCTGTATCGGACTCACTGCGGTCCTCTCCGGCCGCCAAACgaccaacaacaacacagctCTGCAGAGTTTTAAAGGATAGAttcagacattttaatttttttctttccaaaaaaataGCCACTCGTAACATTTGTTCGAGAGCCTTTCCTGAGTTTACCTCAATTTTAGTTTTCTTCTTAgtgtctgtgtttctttcaGTAGTGTTGATTTTCATGCACcaaattgtatttttgtctgtCCTTTAAATCTTATGATTTtaggacttttaaaaaaaaaaaaaaaatcctgcatctTATTTGAGGCTTCATTAATCAAGTCAGATTCTTAATACATTATAGTTTTTATTATCCAAAAATCCCTCTTTTGTTCCTATCTCCTCACAACTGAAGCTCAACAGGAAAAGATACATACTTTTGCTTGATTTACCTTTTCCCAAACTTTGTGAAGCCACATCTAAACTTCTACTAATCTTAAGAGGAGTATTGCAAATTGAAATCACAAGTTAAAGATATGCACATAGCAAATTTCAAAGGCTGCAGTTTAGGATTAACTTAAGGATGTCAGAACCAGGGTTTAAAGTGTTGTGTCAGTGGTTTCACAACGTAATTCAGACATGTGGGCTGTGGTTTGACTGACATAAACCCAGTCTTGTTACTTAATAACTACACCTCATAtgttttgctgtgtgtgtgaccCAGGGTTTGAACTGTTGTGTCAGGGGTTTTTGAAATCCATGCGACAGTCATGCTTTTGAGGGCGTCTCCTGTGGTAATGTTTCAATACATTGCGTAATGTCCAGTGAACACAACCTGTTAAAAAGTTAATACAGGTAGTAGAGCTAAACAATTTGGGAAAAAATGTTGACATGCCATTTTTCTGATAGATTTTGTGATTTGATTTGTCCTATAATTTTTTAGATATACACATTTCCTGTAAGGATTAGTTTTCTactaaatgaatgtaaaatgctgcattttgtaaaaaaaaaaaaaaaaaaaaaacattaaacaacaacggcattaaaaataacattttaaccattttttttgcaatattatCATCTACTATTTTGGTCTATTTTTCTCTCTAAATCTTCTCTAAAAACCATGAACCACAGGGGTGAATTAAGGTTGTTATACTGAGATAACACTTCTCTTCACTAATGGCAGGTACagcactgagctcctggacagggTGAAGGAAATGGCCGAAGGCATCGTGGTGGAGGATGCACCGGTTTTCAAGACGAGAGATGAGATCATGAAGAAGCAACAGGTAggtctgcagagaaacacaccgATACACACAAAGATATGGTGAACAAGAAAGCTCCTCATGtatttctcttttctgtcacaGGGTCGATGATCAGAACGATAGTTTCGGATCAAGACTGATCAGCTGTTAAGCACAGACAGGATGTCCTCAAATCAGCTTggactatgtttttatggttttacaaTCCTGCCTCATTTATATTGGATTTGAAAAGCAGAAAGACTGGCCTTTTTTGTAGAGGGACAGCAAATCGTTTTTTGTTCACTCATTTCTAACcatgattttgcatttttaagtgtCGAGGAATGTGTTTATTGTATAAATTCATGTGAAAGATGACTGGATGTTCTTAATCTGTGAAGCAGAATAAAGGACTTGTTTTCTactcatgagtttgttttttattgctgtAAGAATAATGCAAAGATAGACTGCAAATAATGCCAGTATAGATGAGTGTAAagggctttttctttttacattttagagcTACTTTGTGGTTGATAAGTGAATCCATAAGCTATTTTTTTCAGCACCATGCAGCAAAACAAATATTTGATTACATCTTGAATTTTAATAAAGATTCTATTGATTTTTGTGCTTTGAGCCTAAATTATTATGGTAGATAAAATAGTAAGCATACAATGTCTAAGAGGTAGTTGTAATGCATTTAATATTCTGAAAATTCCTTATAATTATTAAAACTGTCATTGGAAATGATGGATGTCAAAAAAAACTATGTATTGGGGGGAAGAACCATGAACACAACCTGCATCAAAgtctgaaaaatgtgtttattatgtTTATACAGCATATTGTTATAAgtatacttttttttgtttaattcacAAAATTTTATAACATATCCCTTCTGCTTATTAGGTGAAATAAGACATGAGCCACGATATGACCTTTTACTGTCTAAGAAAAGGGGAATTGTGTTTTATGATGACTGATTATTTAGCTGCAGTTGGGCAGGGTTAACTCATGGATTTATGCTCAAGTGGTATTTTTATTGGGTATCaagaacaaattaaaaaaaaaaaaacgaatgcAGGCGTGCAAACAATTTGAGCCTTgaggaaaactttttttttttaactcttgtAACGGGGTTCAAACGACAAGCGAGTGCAACAGTTTGCTTATTAAGAGCTGAGAAGTGTGCCAGACagtgctgctttttttgttaatttatcaGCTGTGTCACTTTAAGAGAAGGAGCAAAAGCGCTGACACTTCATTCGGGCTGACAAAACGTCCTGAGCAACAAAGGAGTCATTTACTTTCTGCGGCGAGAGAAATTAGGAAACCATGTGGATGCGTGAACTCATTTCTAAACACGCCCCTGCATtcatattctattttatttatctattattACGCACTAAAACCAAGActaaaggagaaaagaatgtagACCCAGCCTGCTTTGCTCACCACTAGATTCCAGCTGTTGTAAACATTCACAGGTTTCTGACTTGAATTAATTAAACCAATGAAGCACCACCACTCACCAGCGAACTCCTTCGCTCCACGTACATTTTGATTACATTTAGTGACACGGTGGTGAGAAGACTGTCCATCCTGGTGTTGATATTTACTTTCCTCCAACATTATCTCCTACTTCGGagcagaaatgattaaaataaaagctCGGCGATGGCAAACCGGGGAGTCATGATTCATCAGCACAAGGGAGACTTGGCACTGTTGCAGCCCGTGACGTCTGCGAGCCCAAACCTACAGCGTCTCTTAAAATAAATAGATCTGCCGGAACAGAGCGGGGATGGCTCTTTATCGGCTGTATCTGTGGCTGATTTGAAGAGTAATGATGCTACCAACTCTGAAAAGCATTTTCAGGAGTTTTTCCCAACGGCTTTCAAGAAAAGAAATATACCGATTTGGTCATCAATTTCCAAAACAGCCAAGTTGTGTGCACACCAGCAgacaatacaaaaaaagtcGGGGGGAAATTtccaaaggaaaaaagaaaaaaaaaaaaataggtctGTAAAACTCAAACACTAACAGCATCAGTCCAACCAAACAACAAAGATATATTACAAATTCTGTTAGCAATAACTTATTTCACATCatgcaataaaaaaagtaaaattaaggacaagaaacacaaagattgatatcccccctctctctcattttcctaaAATGTATTGGCAAGCAAGTTAATGTCCATTCTGGTTtggtggttttctttttttttcagggtgGCACTTGAGTTCTTCTGATAtagttgctgttgtttttttctttttctcttgatGAGGTAAAAATGAGAGACTGGAGTACTGGGATGATGAAGAGAAGAGTAGGAGAGCGGCAGGAGCTCAGACGTCCACCCAGCTCTGCTCCACGATGGCCGTCACCCTCTTCTCGTACTCCCTCTTGTTTTCCTGATAGAGCTGTGCGGCCTGGCTGTTGGCTGGGCTGTTGGGGTTTGGCTCGTCCAGCAACGActgtgagggggaaaaaaatgatggaaatatTCACATCCTGTGAGGTAaaccttgtgttgtcctgtgggtcaaaattgacccgttttaaagtttgaaaatggggggaaaaaacaggtatttttacagtgaaacttctgatgtccacattttcggtgaatctttgaatgtttttgatggaagaaatgttaaaaatgtttctgaagaacattcaaaaaaattagaagaaaaaaaaaaatcaaccgacatccagcaaatttcgctggattttggttgattttttgtgaatgttcttcatgaaatttttacagatatgtgtgtaatcactttagatatttttaggattttttggaagatttttactcatttttaaaaaatatttacaagaattttattgccaaatttagggattttttaaaaataaaacttaaggcaaacttttaaagaattatttgaatttcttcctgaaggttttgcaaattgtcagaaatttggatgatttttttgcagaatttttggatttttttcagacaagtaatttttttttacacccataaatgaagacaagagCAATAAATATACAGACAATAACTGATAAATGCACCTGTATGGATATACattgcctggccaaaaaaacaaGTCCTCACTTGGATTTAACAGCAGATAGGAAAGAGCCTTCAATTGGTGAATACATTtaagctgcaacaacttatttaactctaGCTGAGCTGATGCAGGGAAAATCTGAATAAGTCATGAATTTTTAGTAGCAGACTTCTGACCGTCTGTACACCTACAAACAGGCATCAGTGACAGAAACAGCCGTCTGTTGATGTTCACCCACCAATGCCATCACCACTCCTGTTTCCTGAATGGCTCTTCACGTAACCCTTGTGAGGACCCTCCACTTGGACACCAGGTGTGAGTGTTCAGGAGCTGAGAGTCGTCAGCTAATTGAGCCAAACCTGGGATTAAGTGGCTCAAACTGCAGAAAACCTCCCTCACTTCCAGCGTCCTTCGCTCTCTCTCTGACAGGAGCCGTTTCCTTCTGGATCTCCAGCAGCCTGGTTTTGGTTTGTGGTCTTTAATGCACCTTGTTAGTGGGACTGCTACTTGCAGCTAACCCTCATATCTGAGGGCCGTTCCTCTGTCTGTCACCTGAGGACGTGGTGGATGGGAGCTGTCATCTCCACACCACTAAGGAACAACTACATTAAGGAAGGTGCTAGAAGAAGAAACCAGTCTGGAAGGCAAAGAAGTTTTGACTGCAACACTGGACAGAGGGAGTTGGATgaagaactttattcatgtcaCCAATTCTGTTGGATGCACCTAACTgactgatgcagtgaggagcttctcgtTTCTGAAACAACCACGTTGGAAGACCTATCCtctggtcatggaaaggatgtcaatctgtctcagaagggtcaaattattggcctgcatcaagcaaagaaaacaactaaagacAGTTCTGAAACTAAGACCAGGTTAAGAactgcattattaaaacctgaaggatagtggagaagcATCATTttcaggaacaaactcttagatgatcgtaggaaaccAACAGTAGAAATCACAGCTATGTTTAATTGTGAAAGTAAGAACGTTTGCGATGCACAATGTCAgaggaactcaaaggattgggactaaacagctgtagctctaagaaaaccactgatcagtgaggataATCAGGAAACAATAAACATTGTACTCTggatcaatggaagaaggtcatgtggtctgatgagtccatatttaccctgttccagagtgatgggggcatcagggtaagaagagaggcagatgaagtgatgaactcatcatgtctagtgtctaccagcctgtggggttagggttatgatctggggttggtcaggttcagcaacgttatgttcccaaagaatgaggtcagctgacttcctgaagatactgaataagcaggtctttccatcagtggagtgatggacatgttccaagatgtcaggattcatggagctcacactgagaatgagtggatcagggagcatgagatggattgacctccacagagtccagacctcagccccactgagaatctttgtgatgttctggagaagactttgtgcagcggtctgactctcccatcatcaatagtAGATCTTGGTGAGAAATTAATGCATCTCTGCACAGAAACAAATtctgcagaagcttattgaagcGCTGCCACAGTGAACGAGTGCCGTACTCAAAGCTAATAgtagtccaacaaaatattagagtgtgtgacTTTTTATTTGGACAGGCAGGGTAGTTTTTCCAGTGAAACTCATGAGAAAATACAGATGCATCAACAGATCACAAATTAAGCTTCATTTAAAGTGActaaaccctctgaaccccaaaaccagacaaaaacaaaatgaaaatattgtttaacaaaatctgaaagtgaaaaaaaaaaaaaaaaaactacaaaattttaaccaaaactcagcttaaaaatgtcacatttattaTACACGTCTCATTTTAAAACCTGCCAAACAAAGTGCACTTAGagtgtgtaaaaaaataaactttcccACTTCTCAGAGCAACTTAGCGAGTTTTCAGTGACTCAGCTGGGACCAACAACCACATGACAGAAACTCAGTGACTTTTAGGCTGAACTGCAcaagaatgaaaacaaattaaacactGAAGTAGTAAAAAGAAATCTATAATTTTTCAAGTATTAGTAACACTGGTGGGCACATCGAAAATATTGTCCAGTTCAGAAATTCTGCTttaatttcttaattttttctattcatggctgtgctgtttccatacatgtgcaggactttaagttgc
This genomic stretch from Acanthochromis polyacanthus isolate Apoly-LR-REF ecotype Palm Island chromosome 17, KAUST_Apoly_ChrSc, whole genome shotgun sequence harbors:
- the cdkn2aipnl gene encoding CDKN2AIP N-terminal-like protein, translated to MSKLDVEDFIQQNRAVADQVETYRGYWESEKHWEPRREFILRNIGDFDDEQLDQLLSLSMVWANNVFLGCRYSTELLDRVKEMAEGIVVEDAPVFKTRDEIMKKQQGR